A window from Pararge aegeria chromosome 6, ilParAegt1.1, whole genome shotgun sequence encodes these proteins:
- the LOC120624794 gene encoding TNF receptor-associated factor 4 isoform X4 gives MCSIFERTIYPDPESEKAIMGSVVYCIHHKEGCQWSDELRKLKAHLNTCKHDAVLCAAQCGAMIPRVLMQDHLRYTCPRRRANCEHCGKEFSGSALEEHQGNCGHEPVYCENKCGAKVQRRHTQQHVQQHCSKRLVPCRHCGQRYTQDTVSAHGAMCSRAPVPCPQRCLAAPARDELDAHLRDHCAAGSVLCTYRDAGCRFKGTRQALERHTEESSQQHLALVSALATRQARQLESLRSAVARLSVNYTGALVWRISDWAAKMAEAKCKDGVELVSPAFYTSQYGYKLQASLFLNGNGAGEASHMSVYIKILPGEYDALLRWPFAHTVSFTLFDQSSSPDRACNIVESFVPDPTWKNFQRPSKEPDALGFGFPRFVSHEMLKKRNFVKDDVMFLRVKVDPSKIVAV, from the exons ATGTGCTCCATATTCGAACGCACG ATATACCCAGACCCGGAGTCTGAAAAGGCCATCATGGGTTCAGTGGTGTACTGCATCCATCACAAAGAAGGATGCCAGTGGTCGGACGAGCTCCGTAAACTGAAG GCACATCTGAACACCTGCAAGCACGACGCAGTGCTATGCGCGGCGCAGTGTGGCGCGATGATCCCGCGAGTGCTGATGCAGGATCATCTGCGCTATACGTGCCCGCGTCGCCGCGCCAACTGCGAGCATTGCGGCAAGGAGTTCTCTGGGAGTGCTTTAGAG GAGCATCAAGGCAATTGTGGCCACGAGCCCGTGTACTGCGAAAACAAGTGTGGCGCTAAGGTCCAACGCAGACACACACAGCAGCATGTTCAGCAACACTGCAGCAAGAGGCTCGTGCCATGCAGACATTGCGGGCAGAGGTACACGCAG GACACAGTGTCCGCCCACGGGGCGATGTGTTCGCGCGCTCCCGTGCCGTGCCCGCAGCGGTGTCTGGCCGCGCCCGCGAGGGACGAGCTAGATGCACACCTCCGAGACCATTGCGCGGCTGGATCCGTCCTGTGCACGTACAGGGACGCTGGATGTCGCTTTAAG GGTACAAGGCAAGCTCTAGAAAGGCACACTGAAGAAAGTTCCCAACAGCATTTGGCCCTGGTCTCCGCGCTGGCGACACGTCAGGCGCGGCAACTAGAATCCCTTCGGTCAGCAGTCGCACGACTGTCGGTCAATTACACCGGCGCGCTAGTGTGGCGCATCAGCGACTGGGCCGCGAAGATGGCGGAGGCGAAGTGCAAAGATGGCGTCGAGCTTGTATCACCCGCGTTTTATACGAGTCAATATGGATATAAGTTGCAg GCGTCACTCTTCCTGAACGGCAACGGGGCGGGCGAGGCTAGCCACATGTCAGTATACATAAAGATTTTACCCGGCGAATACGACGCCCTACTCCGCTGGCCCTTCGCGCACACCGTCTCCTTCACACTCTTCGACCAAAGCTCCAGTCCGGACAGGGCGTGCAATATCGTCGAGAGCTTCGTCCCAGACCCCACATGGAAAAACTTCCAGAGACCTTCAAAGGAGCCAGATGCGTTAGGCTTCGGGTTCCCGAGGTTCGTGTCCCACGAAATGCTCAAAAAACGCAACTTTGTCAAAGATGACGTCATGTTCCTCAGGGTCAAGGTCGATCCGAGCAAAATAGTAGCAGTTTAA
- the LOC120624794 gene encoding TNF receptor-associated factor 4 isoform X2 has translation MATLPIYVSLSSEGLFTSPVNASPVDYAKIYPDPESEKAIMGSVVYCIHHKEGCQWSDELRKLKAHLNTCKHDAVLCAAQCGAMIPRVLMQDHLRYTCPRRRANCEHCGKEFSGSALEEHQGNCGHEPVYCENKCGAKVQRRHTQQHVQQHCSKRLVPCRHCGQRYTQDTVSAHGAMCSRAPVPCPQRCLAAPARDELDAHLRDHCAAGSVLCTYRDAGCRFKGTRQALERHTEESSQQHLALVSALATRQARQLESLRSAVARLSVNYTGALVWRISDWAAKMAEAKCKDGVELVSPAFYTSQYGYKLQASLFLNGNGAGEASHMSVYIKILPGEYDALLRWPFAHTVSFTLFDQSSSPDRACNIVESFVPDPTWKNFQRPSKEPDALGFGFPRFVSHEMLKKRNFVKDDVMFLRVKVDPSKIVAV, from the exons ATATACCCAGACCCGGAGTCTGAAAAGGCCATCATGGGTTCAGTGGTGTACTGCATCCATCACAAAGAAGGATGCCAGTGGTCGGACGAGCTCCGTAAACTGAAG GCACATCTGAACACCTGCAAGCACGACGCAGTGCTATGCGCGGCGCAGTGTGGCGCGATGATCCCGCGAGTGCTGATGCAGGATCATCTGCGCTATACGTGCCCGCGTCGCCGCGCCAACTGCGAGCATTGCGGCAAGGAGTTCTCTGGGAGTGCTTTAGAG GAGCATCAAGGCAATTGTGGCCACGAGCCCGTGTACTGCGAAAACAAGTGTGGCGCTAAGGTCCAACGCAGACACACACAGCAGCATGTTCAGCAACACTGCAGCAAGAGGCTCGTGCCATGCAGACATTGCGGGCAGAGGTACACGCAG GACACAGTGTCCGCCCACGGGGCGATGTGTTCGCGCGCTCCCGTGCCGTGCCCGCAGCGGTGTCTGGCCGCGCCCGCGAGGGACGAGCTAGATGCACACCTCCGAGACCATTGCGCGGCTGGATCCGTCCTGTGCACGTACAGGGACGCTGGATGTCGCTTTAAG GGTACAAGGCAAGCTCTAGAAAGGCACACTGAAGAAAGTTCCCAACAGCATTTGGCCCTGGTCTCCGCGCTGGCGACACGTCAGGCGCGGCAACTAGAATCCCTTCGGTCAGCAGTCGCACGACTGTCGGTCAATTACACCGGCGCGCTAGTGTGGCGCATCAGCGACTGGGCCGCGAAGATGGCGGAGGCGAAGTGCAAAGATGGCGTCGAGCTTGTATCACCCGCGTTTTATACGAGTCAATATGGATATAAGTTGCAg GCGTCACTCTTCCTGAACGGCAACGGGGCGGGCGAGGCTAGCCACATGTCAGTATACATAAAGATTTTACCCGGCGAATACGACGCCCTACTCCGCTGGCCCTTCGCGCACACCGTCTCCTTCACACTCTTCGACCAAAGCTCCAGTCCGGACAGGGCGTGCAATATCGTCGAGAGCTTCGTCCCAGACCCCACATGGAAAAACTTCCAGAGACCTTCAAAGGAGCCAGATGCGTTAGGCTTCGGGTTCCCGAGGTTCGTGTCCCACGAAATGCTCAAAAAACGCAACTTTGTCAAAGATGACGTCATGTTCCTCAGGGTCAAGGTCGATCCGAGCAAAATAGTAGCAGTTTAA
- the LOC120624698 gene encoding uncharacterized protein LOC120624698: MLDYDIVACIASVVLYVIIHKKNRKIKRRYWVRPSLRNRPNVSPILEDFRRDDINRRNIRSKFNTFLRISSEEFEILLNLTGPMISKTDTRWRNAVSASDRLAITLRYLATGDSYFSLGTLFKVSPQVISLIILDVCQTLVSTLSNYLRMPNTHGEWLSVARSFMQKWNVPNCVGALDGKHIRILCPTNSGSEFFNYKSYFSIVLLALIDANYNFLYVDIGCQGRISDGGVLRNSTLFDMIRDGTLSLPQAIPLQGRNTPVPFYFIGDDAFPISQNIIKPFSGYHAKGSPERVFNYRLSRGRMVVEDAFGILSNKFRILHSRIGLQNEKAKIVVMACVHLHNFMKRNERTTDGVLNEMQQNIPQIALNVEPSVIRNELKCYFLSEQGQLPWQYQI, translated from the exons ATGTTGGACTATGATATAGTTGCGTGTATCGCAAGTGTAGTGTTGTatgtcattattcataaaaagaaccGCAAAATCAAACGAAGATATTGGGTCAGACCAAGTCTTCGAAATAGGCCTAATGTGTCCCCGATACTTGAAGATTTTAGAAGGGACGACATAAACCGAAGAAATATTCGTTcgaaatttaacacttttctaAGGATCTCTAGTgaagaatttgaaatattactgaATTTAACTGGACCCATGAtatcaaaaactgacacccGCTGGAGAAATGCTGTGTCAGCTTCCGATCGACTAGCAATTACTTTGAGATACCTGGCTACAGGAGACTCTTATTTTTCACTCGGTACACTGTTTAAAGTGTCTCCacaagttatttctttaataattctagATGTTTGTCAAACTTTGGTGTCTACATTATCCAATTATTTAAGG atgccGAATACACATGGAGAATGGCTATCAGTGGCTCGAAGTTTCATGCAGAAATGGAATGTACCTAATTGCGTAGGTGCCCTCGATGGGAAACATATACGTATACTATGTCCAACTAATAGCGGTtctgagttttttaattataagtcatATTTCAGTATTGTTTTGCTAGCTTTAATCGATgccaattataactttttatacgtaGACATTGGATGTCAGGGCAGAATATCTGATGGTGGAGTTCTACGAAATTCAACTTTATTTGATATGATACGAGATGGAACTTTAAGTCTGCCACAAGCGATTCCATTACAAGGGAGAAATACACCTGTACCTTTTTATTTCATCGGTGACGATGCTTTCCCCATCtcacagaatataataaaaccgtttTCTGGATATCATGCAAAAGGATCACCTGAGagggtttttaattatagactTAGTCGCGGGCGCATGGTTGTAGAAGACGCGTTTGgcattttatctaataaattcagaattttgcATTCACGCATTGGTTTACAAAATGAGAAAGCAAAAATTGTCGTGATGGCTTGTGTGCATCtgcataattttatgaagaGAAATGAAAGAACTACTGATGGAGTTTTGAACGAAATGCAACAAAATATACCGCAGATCGCTCTAAATGTAGAACCAAGTGTAATTAGAAATGagctaaaatgttattttctatcGGAACAAGGTCAGCTTCCTTggcaatatcaaatataa
- the LOC120624795 gene encoding uncharacterized protein LOC120624795: MTEFNWDDSAVLLLIEKYQENELLWNPRHMDFKNRNKRNDAVRDIASVFNIASTEIERKLKNLSSHYFREKRKFEESKRSGSGRDDVQLPKWFAYKALSFLNDKNAPVPTLNSHTPSSSQDNITPQTTLPSTRTSRKRNIEREPEVDEALQLLREITSNARQRDDAAIFADYISSKLRKMDHYTMCTVQHQIQNIIYEAEMRMGSMNFDTSNTTQPLRYQNVRPGYFTGQPTTLAMSPSPSTSRSYSVQSDYEMQNSPDVNTSDSLLQVLENNLTK, from the exons atgacaGAATTTAACTGGGATGATAGTgctgtacttttattaatagaaaagtaTCAAGAAAATGAACTATTGTGGAACCCAAGGCATATGGATTTCAAGAATCGCAACAAAAGAAACGATGCTGTTAGGGATATTGCTTCTGTGTTCAACATAGCATCAACAGAAATTGAGAGAAAACTGAAGAATTTATCTAGCCATTATTTTCGAGAAAAACGCAAATTTGAAGAATCTAAAAGGAGTGGATCTGGACGGGATGATGTTCAATTGCCGAAATGGTTTGCTTATAAGGCGTTatcatttcttaatgacaagaatgCACCGGTACCGACTCTGAACAGCCACACACCTAGT tcttcTCAAGATAATATCACTCCCCAGACTACGCTACCTTCGACAAGGACTTCACGAAAGCGAAATATAGAGAGAGAACCTGAAGTTGATGAAGCTTTGCAATTACTGAGGGAGATCACGTCTAATGCAAGGCAACGCGATGATGCTGCTATATTTGCAGACTATATAAGTAGCAAGTTGAGGAAGATGGATCATTACACGATGTGTACAGTACAACATCAAATCCAGAATATTATCTATGAAGCAGAAATGAGAATGGGTTCGATGAATTTTGATACTAGTAATACTACTCAGCCTCTTCGTTATCAAAATGTTCGTCCAGGATACTTCACCGGCCAACCTACAACGTTAGCAATGTCACCGTCGCCCTCAACTTCGCGCTCTTACTCTGTTCAATCAGACTATGAAATGCAAAATAGCCCAGATGTCAATACAAGTGACAGTCTGTTACAAgtcttggaaaataatttaaccaaataa
- the LOC120624794 gene encoding TNF receptor-associated factor 4 isoform X3: protein MTPMGLLFKVNSEGLFTSPVNASPVDYAKIYPDPESEKAIMGSVVYCIHHKEGCQWSDELRKLKAHLNTCKHDAVLCAAQCGAMIPRVLMQDHLRYTCPRRRANCEHCGKEFSGSALEEHQGNCGHEPVYCENKCGAKVQRRHTQQHVQQHCSKRLVPCRHCGQRYTQDTVSAHGAMCSRAPVPCPQRCLAAPARDELDAHLRDHCAAGSVLCTYRDAGCRFKGTRQALERHTEESSQQHLALVSALATRQARQLESLRSAVARLSVNYTGALVWRISDWAAKMAEAKCKDGVELVSPAFYTSQYGYKLQASLFLNGNGAGEASHMSVYIKILPGEYDALLRWPFAHTVSFTLFDQSSSPDRACNIVESFVPDPTWKNFQRPSKEPDALGFGFPRFVSHEMLKKRNFVKDDVMFLRVKVDPSKIVAV, encoded by the exons ATATACCCAGACCCGGAGTCTGAAAAGGCCATCATGGGTTCAGTGGTGTACTGCATCCATCACAAAGAAGGATGCCAGTGGTCGGACGAGCTCCGTAAACTGAAG GCACATCTGAACACCTGCAAGCACGACGCAGTGCTATGCGCGGCGCAGTGTGGCGCGATGATCCCGCGAGTGCTGATGCAGGATCATCTGCGCTATACGTGCCCGCGTCGCCGCGCCAACTGCGAGCATTGCGGCAAGGAGTTCTCTGGGAGTGCTTTAGAG GAGCATCAAGGCAATTGTGGCCACGAGCCCGTGTACTGCGAAAACAAGTGTGGCGCTAAGGTCCAACGCAGACACACACAGCAGCATGTTCAGCAACACTGCAGCAAGAGGCTCGTGCCATGCAGACATTGCGGGCAGAGGTACACGCAG GACACAGTGTCCGCCCACGGGGCGATGTGTTCGCGCGCTCCCGTGCCGTGCCCGCAGCGGTGTCTGGCCGCGCCCGCGAGGGACGAGCTAGATGCACACCTCCGAGACCATTGCGCGGCTGGATCCGTCCTGTGCACGTACAGGGACGCTGGATGTCGCTTTAAG GGTACAAGGCAAGCTCTAGAAAGGCACACTGAAGAAAGTTCCCAACAGCATTTGGCCCTGGTCTCCGCGCTGGCGACACGTCAGGCGCGGCAACTAGAATCCCTTCGGTCAGCAGTCGCACGACTGTCGGTCAATTACACCGGCGCGCTAGTGTGGCGCATCAGCGACTGGGCCGCGAAGATGGCGGAGGCGAAGTGCAAAGATGGCGTCGAGCTTGTATCACCCGCGTTTTATACGAGTCAATATGGATATAAGTTGCAg GCGTCACTCTTCCTGAACGGCAACGGGGCGGGCGAGGCTAGCCACATGTCAGTATACATAAAGATTTTACCCGGCGAATACGACGCCCTACTCCGCTGGCCCTTCGCGCACACCGTCTCCTTCACACTCTTCGACCAAAGCTCCAGTCCGGACAGGGCGTGCAATATCGTCGAGAGCTTCGTCCCAGACCCCACATGGAAAAACTTCCAGAGACCTTCAAAGGAGCCAGATGCGTTAGGCTTCGGGTTCCCGAGGTTCGTGTCCCACGAAATGCTCAAAAAACGCAACTTTGTCAAAGATGACGTCATGTTCCTCAGGGTCAAGGTCGATCCGAGCAAAATAGTAGCAGTTTAA
- the LOC120624717 gene encoding probable DNA replication complex GINS protein PSF2 yields MDPYEIEFIGENRIVSIIPNFSYDKIFLISGEFGPFRAGLPMNVPLWLAVMLKQKQKCRLVPPDWMDMDVLENIKEEEKLSRFFTKMPNEHYMVEAKLILGAASEDIPRAAEIKTIIKDIWDIRMSKLRTSMDALMKSGGSYGRLDHLTMMEINSVKPLLPQAMDELHRMKMMTRKSTPATLNTSTFSQSGSSQNI; encoded by the exons ATGGATCCTTACGAAATAGAGTTCATAGGAGAAAACCGAATCGTTAGCATAATACCAAATTTTTCATACGACAAAATATTCTTGATAAGCGGTGAATTTGGGCCGTTCCGGGCTGGTCTGCCAATGAATGTGCCTCTCTGGTTAGCTGTAATGTTGAAGCAGAAACAAAAATGTCGCTTAGTTCCACCAGATTGGATGGATATGGATGTTTTGGAAAATATTAAAGAGGAAGAAAAGCTTTCAAG GTTCTTCACTAAAATGCCAAACGAACACTACATGGTAGAAGCAAAGCTGATACTCGGTGCAGCATCTGAAGACATTCCTCGTGCCGCTGAAATCAAGACCATTATTAAAGACATATGGGATATCCGCATGTCAAAGCTGAGGACCTCCATGGATGCTCTGATGAAGTCTGGGGGATCTTACGGTAGATTGGACCATTTGACCATGATGGAGATTAATTCAGTTAAACCCTTATTACCTCAAGCTATGGATGAGCTGCATAGAATGAAAATG ATGACCAGAAAATCAACACCGGCCACTTTGAACACTTCAACCTTCAGCCAGTCTGGAAGCTCTCAAAACATTTGA